A stretch of Zymoseptoria tritici IPO323 chromosome 1, whole genome shotgun sequence DNA encodes these proteins:
- a CDS encoding ribosome biogenesis protein nsa2, translating to MPQNEYMERFTKQHGRRLDHEERTRKRAAREVHHASDKAQNLRGLRAKLYQQKRHKEKIQMKKQIKQQEEKNVKSSEPAQPSTTPLPGYLLDRSNTTNAKALSSAIKNKRNEKAAKFSVPLPKVRGISESEMFKVVKTGKKTAKKSWKRMITKPTFVGPDFTRRPVKYERFIRPMGLRYKKANVTHPELGVTVQLPIISVKKNPQNPMYTQLGVLTKGTIIEVNVSELGLVTAGGKVVWGRWAQITNSCENDGCVNAVLLV from the exons ATGCCTCAAAATGAGTATATGGAACGCTTCACCAAGCAGCATGGTCGTCGCCTTGACCATGAGGAGCGAACACGCAAACGAGCCGCCCGTGAGGTCCACCACGCATCCGACAAGGCACAGAATCTGCGCGGTCTACGAGCGAAATTGTACCAACAGAAGAGGCACAAGGAGAAGATTCAGATGAAGAAGCAGATCAAacagcaggaggagaagaacgTCAAATCCTCGGAGCCCGCACAGCCATCTACCACTCCGCTTCCCGGATACCTGCTCGACCGTAGCAACACCACCAACGCAAAGGCGCTCAGTTCGGCGATCAAAAACAAGCGAAATGAGAAGGCGGCAAAGTTCAGCGTACCACTGCCAAAGGTGCGAGGCATCAGTGAGTCGGAAATGTTCAAGGTGGTCAAGACTGGAAAGAAGACGGCCAAGAAGAGCTGGAAGCGCATGATCACAAAGCCGACTTTCGTCGGACCGGATTTCACACGAAGACCTGTCAAATACGAGCGTTTCATTCGACCCATGGGTCTGCGCTACAAGAAGGCCAACGTCACTCACCCAGAGCTCGGTGTGACAGTGCAACTGCCCATCATCAGTGTGAAGAAGAACCCGCAAAATCCAATGTACACACAACTTGGAGTGTTGACGAAGGGTACCATCATCGAGGTTAACGTCAGCGAACTCGGATTGGTGACTGCTGGAGGAAAGGTCGTTTGGGGTCGCTGGGCGCAGATCACAAACAGCTGCGAGAATGACGGTTGTGTCAATGC TGTTCTCTTGGTCTGA
- the GCH gene encoding glycosyl hydrolase (This sequence contains 3 putative transmembrane conserved domains; one domain for the exoglycosidase sialidase (=neuraminidase) superfamily which functions to bind and hydrolyze sialic acid residues from glycoconjugates but also may play a role in pathogenesis and cellular interactions. ...), whose translation MRQLRLLLGLLVSLLATQALSKKDKPDIEETAFDAPPLGLTYFEDSDIILVTHPETQVVYRSSDAGVKWTPIKDITEGEALETLKHPYDKKTAVVLGTKKKHWITSDRGESWREFTTDEGPTKLKPGIVFHATDPDRMLFLAQNCRAWRCTDSNADVFAERNKDLEDDTVLCMAAGKFSLLHSNMRVVVSKDFFEKDPVEPKSDDRPVEGVVNIAATKGYLVIAAKGERTSEMAMYVSDDIDVWHRAEFGEHRLEEGAYTLLESTNYSMQVDVMTTRPSSLEPMGVLLTSNSNGTYFTRNVEHTNRDIRGFVDFEKIANIQGVALVNTVENYEEVERRAMVSKEIVTQISFDDGRTWGELEVDGKRLHLHSITEQRNMGRMFSSPAPGIVMGVGNTGKVLKKYSEGDLYISDDTGVTWKLALEKPHLFEFGAQGSILVAVEDGETDELRWSMDHGKTWEKVDLPSKVKPMALTTTPDSTSLKFLMIAAKGGGSGTKYNIYAIDFNGVHERECKDKDYEDWQARVDGEGKPVCIMGHTQSFKRRKPDAECFVPNKDFQDPEENRKTCKCTEQDFECDYNFKRHEGKCVQSGKIVPPKGTCEGEDKKYKGSSGYRKIPGNDCEGGVNLAEETERDCSETAAPPASGQISNEITKFKGDEFVEYYYLERDGNPGDDETIIMRTELREVFKTHDHGKSWIPVLKEEEVLAIYPHQYQNDRVYLVTPSKKVYFSTDFAKNFHSFDAPEEPNRAHVQVLTFHPKEKDWLIWTGGRDCKGDQCLTVAQVSRKHGESWETMLRAVRKCQFVYREDRENSDSMVLCEQYENENENKEGASRLLVSSTDWFEHKQEVKRDVIAFATMAEYIVVAFRAEEKETLKVDASIDGVTFADAQFPPNFEVPHQHAYTVLDSTTHAVFLHVTTNNVRDQEYGSIMKSNSNGTSYVLSTSEVNRNTEGYVDFEKMQGIEGVAIINRISNVKEVNSGSSKRLKTYITHNDGSGWALLGQPKDRPKGVNWCDSNDLEECSLHLHGYTERKDPRSTYSSPSAVGLMMGTGNVGEYLGYKKEADTFITRDGGVTWYMVAEGNWMWEYGDHGSILVIVKEGEPTKSVQYSLDEGRSWQEHEIGEEMVVSAITTVPSDTSRNFLLWGKIGSSLATINMDFSGMKERSTLCKLDEQNPKADDYDLWSPSHPLSENNCLFGHVAEYHRKRPDHDCYNGKGFPHLHNIAQNCSCTREDFECDYNYERHHNGECVLVSGLEKPDPAAVCKKNPNQIEYYDITGYRRIPLSTCEGGKMLDYTSTTRPCPNHDKEFEEKHGISGAGLFFAIVLPIAAAAGVGYWVWKNWDGKFGRIRLGDGMGGGGMGAAFESDAPWIKYPVMAISGVVAVLAALPMLLGSLWDAVSSRLGRSSGGGGAYSRPFTSRSSFQRGRGDYAVVDPDEGELLGDDSDDEA comes from the exons ATGCGACAATTACGCCTCCTACTCGGCCTGCTCGTCAGCTTGCTGGCAACGCAAGCGCTGAGCAAGAAGGACAAGCCCGATATCGAAGAAACAGCTTTCGATGCACCGCCGTTAGGACTCACTTACTTCGAGGACAGcgacatcatcctcgtcacCCACCCCGAGACCCAAGTCGTCTACCGATCGAGCGACGCCGGCGTGAAATGGACACCTATCAAGGACATCACCGAAGGCGAGGCGTTGGAGACGTTGAAACACCCATACGATAAGAAGACGGCTGTCGTGCTGGGAACAAAGAAGAAGCATTGGATAACGTCGGATCGCGGAGAGTCATGGAGGGAGTTTACAACAGACGAAGGTCCCACGAAGCTCAAGCCTGGTATTGTGTTCCACGCTACCGATCCGGATCGGATGTTGTTCCTCGCGCAGAACTGTCGTGCATGGAGGTGTACGGACTCG AATGCGGATGTCTTTGCGGAGAGGAATAAGGATCTGGAGGATGACACCGTGCTGTGTATGGCGGCGGGCAAATTCTCGCTATTACACAGCAACATGCGGGTGGTGGTCAGCAAAGACTTCTTCGAGAAAGATCCGGTTGAGCCCAAGTCCGACGATAGGCCTGTCGAAGGTGTTGTGAATATCGCGGCAACGAAGGGATACTTGGTCATTGCAGCCAAAGGAGAAAGGACGAGTGAGATGGCGATGTACGTCTCGGATGACATCGATGTCTGGCATCGAGCCGAGTTCGGAGAGCACAGACTGGAGGAAGGAGCGTATACACTGCTTGAGAGCACAAACTACAGCATGCAGGTTGATGTCATGACCACAAGGCCGAGTAGTTTGGAACCGATGGGTGTGCTGCTCACGTCGAACAGCAACGGTACATATTTTACGAGGAATGTCGAACACACCAACCGGGACATCCGTGGCTTCGTGGACTTTGAGAAGATCGCAAACATCCAGGGTGTTGCTCTCGTGAACACGGTGGAGAACTACGAAGAGGTCGAGCGAAGGGCGATGGTGTCGAAGGAAATCGTGACGCAAATATCGTTCGACGATGGACGTACGTGGGGAGAGCTGGAGGTCGATGGAAAGCGACTGCATCTACACTCGATCACCGAGCAGCGGAACATGGGCCGGATGTTCAGTAGTCCCGCACCTGGCATCGTGATGGGTGTGGGCAACACTGGCAAAGTGCTGAAAAAGTACAGCGAGGGAGATCTTTACATCTCGGACGACACCGGTGTGACTTGGAAGCTGGCGTTGGAGAAGCCGCATTTGTTTGAGTTCGGCGCGCAGGGCTCGATTCTTGTTGCGGTTGAGGATGGAGAGACGGACGAGCTACGATGGTCAATGGACCATGGCAAGACTTGGGAGAAGGTCGATCTTCCGTCCAAGGTGAAGCCCATGGCACTTACCACCACTCCAGACTCGACTTCTCTCAAATTCTTGATGATCGCTGCGAAGGGAGGCGGATCCGGTACCAAATACAACATCTACGCCATCGACTTTAACGGTGTGCACGAGCGTGAATGCAAAGACAAGGACTATGAGGACTGGCAGGCTCGCGTGGATGGAGAAGGTAAGCCCGTGTGCATCATGGGTCATACTCAATCTTTCAAGCGCAGGAAGCCAGATGCCGAGTGCTTTGTTCCCAACAAGGACTTCCAGGACCCCGAGGAGAACCGCAAGACATGCAAGTGCACCGAGCAGGACTTTGAGTGCGACTACAACTTCAAGCGCCACGAGGGCAAGTGTGTCCAGAGCGGAAAGATTGTTCCTCCCAAAGGCACTTGCGAGGGCGAGGATAAGAAGTACAAGGGAAGCTCTGGCTACCGCAAGATTCCAGGCAACGATTGTGAAGGCGGTGTCAATCTGGCGGAGGAAACTGAACGTGACTGCTCAGAGACGGCAGCACCTCCTGCCAGCGGACAGATCTCAAACGAGATTACCAAATTCAAGGGCGACGAATTTGTGGaatactactacctcgaaCGCGACGGAAATCCTGGCGACGACGAAACGATCATCATGCGCACCGAACTTCGCGAGGTGTTCAAGACTCACGACCATGGCAAGTCATGGATCCCAGTtttgaaggaggaggaggtgctGGCCATCTACCCACATCAGTACCAAAACGATCGTGTCTACCTGGTCACGCCGAGTAAGAAGGTCTATTTCTCTACCGATTTCGCGAAGAACTTCCATTCTTTCGATGCGCCGGAAGAGCCCAACCGCGCCCATGTCCAGGTCCTTACATTCCATCCTAAGGAGAAGGATTGGCTAATCTGGACTGGTGGCCGTGATTGTAAGGGCGATCAGTGTCTCACAGTCGCACAGGTATCGAGGAAGCACGGCGAGAGCTGGGAGACGATGTTGCGTGCGGTCAGAAAATGTCAATTCGTGTACCGAGAGGACCGCGAAAATTCTGACAGCATGGTACTTTGCGAGCAATACGAGAATGAGAACGAAAACAAGGAAGGCGCTTCGCGCCTGCTCGTGAGCAGCACCGATTGGTTTGAACACAAGCAGGAGGTCAAGCGCGATGTGATCGCATTCGCCACGATGGCAGAATACATTGTCGTGGCGTTCCGAGCtgaagagaaggagacgCTAAAGGTCGATGCCAGTATCGATGGAGTTACCTTCGCAGATGCGCAGTTCCCACCAAACTTCGAGGTCCCGCATCAACACGCTTACACGGTGCTCGATTCTACCACTCATGCGGTCTTTCTCCATGTCACGACGAACAACGTACGTGATCAGGAATATGGCAGTATCATGAAGAGTAACAGCAATGGCACATCGTACGTTCTGTCCACGTCCGAGGTGAACAGGAATACAGAGGGATATGTGGACTTTGAGAAGATGCAGGGCATTGAGGGTGTGGCGATTATCAATCGCATCTCCAATGTCAAAGAAGTCAACTCTGGTAGCTCGAAGAGGCTCAAGACTTACATCACTCATAATGATGGATCTGGATGGGCTCTTTTGGGTCAGCCGAAAGATCGACCGAAGGGTGTGAATTGGTGCGACTCCAACGATCTGGAGGAGTGCAGTCTGCACCTTCACGGCTACACCGAGCGCAAGGATCCTAGAAGTACCTACAGTTCTCCGAGCGCAGTTGGATTGATGATGGGCACTGGAAATGTTGGCGAGTACCTCGGTTACAAAAAGGAGGCGGACACGTTCATCACCAGAGATGGGGGAGTGACCTGGTATATGGTGGCCGAGGGCAACTGGATGTGGGAATACGGCGACCACGGGtccatcctcgtcatcgtcaaaGAGGGCGAGCCCACCAAGAGCGTTCAGTATTCGCTCGATGAAGGCAGGAGTTGGCAGGAGCACGAAATTGGCGAGGAAATGGTTGTCAGCGCCATCACCACTGTACCCAGTGACACAAGTCGGAACTTCTTACTTTGGGGCAAGATTGGCAGCTCGCTCGCCACCATCAACATGGATTTCAGCGGCATGAAGGAGAGGAGTACACTATGCAAGCTGGACGAGCAGAACCCAAAGGCGGACGACTACGATCTCTGGTCGCCCTCGCATCCCCTCTCCGAGAACAACTGCCTGTTCGGTCACGTCGCGGAATACCACCGCAAACGACCTGATCACGACTGCTACAACGGCAAAGGCTTCCCGCATCTTCACAATATCGCACAAAACTGCAGTTGTACTCGCGAGGACTTTGAATGCGACTACAACTACGAGCGTCACCACAACGGCGAGTGCGTACTGGTCTCCGGGCTTGAGAAACCCGATCCCGCAGCAGTCTGCAAGAAGAACCCAAACCAGATTGAGTACTACGACATCACAGGCTATCGCCGCATTCCGCTCTCGACCTGTGAGGGCGGCAAGATGCTGGACTACACCTCCACTACCCGCCCTTGTCCCAACCACGATAAAGAATTTGAGGAAAAGCACGGCATCAGCGGTGCAGGTCTCTTCTTCGCTATCGTTCTCCCCATCGCCGCGGCCGCTGGCGTCGGCTACTGGGTGTGGAAGAACTGGGATGGCAAGTTCGGCCGCATTCGTTTGGGTGACGGCATGGGAGGCGGCGGCATGGGCGCTGCTTTTGAGAGCGACGCGCCGTGGATCAAGTATCCCGTCATGGCCATCTCCGGCGTCGTGGCGGTCCTCGCTGCGTTGCCCATGTTGCTCGGCAGTCTCTGGGATGCGGTTTCGTCGAGACTGGGGAGGagtagtggtggtggaggagcgtATAGTCGACCGTTCACGAGCCGGAGTAGCTTCCAAAGAGGCAGAGGGGATTATGCGGTCGTGGACCCTGATGAGGGTGAATTGCTGGGCGACGATAGTGATGACGAGGCGTAA
- a CDS encoding GTPase-activating protein-like protein of the rho/rac family (Signal transduction related to GTPase-activating protein of the rho/rac family), with protein MAEPPERQHANGHHPQSQSYSNSNGQTNLSLRPRDPHSDALRRRVSQERDPTRPSVEGVRDPGSKDRSKSSSRRPSGQQRICGKCQQHLTGQFVRALGDTYHLECFTCHDCGKVVASKFFPVPDHPPNQYPLCETDYFRRLELLCYACKGALRGSYITALDRKYHIEHFTCSVCPTVFGAQDSYYEHEGSVYCHYHYSTKFAQRCNGCHTAILKQFVEIFRNGVNQHWHPECYMIHKYWNVRLHAAPPRGTDAEEERKALEQAGKDRDASEEERRVVRTEEEAVEYKVHWIWHTLSTFEERSATCISDMLLHVSNGAYMDGVMAAKKFITHVDLLFAAADDLDHRLQTIVHPGLSYSREAKLLCKKVVAFFQLLAENQDNGVRRLGVTQELLSLVTGLAHYLKLMIRICLSGALKLERETTSSEGLECFLEDISKLDERLEADSHRDSRADAELYVDKSADTCVVCNKAVEDKCFRREDRVFHTPCVCCSKCGKDYSDNVGEARWSSQSQRVWCENHAPGDARAGGFTPVTRLQQYVHLLRVAHARLLATLRTSGALPHTSDDPNLLGYDSRDGNSSSTENPGLLRSSTRSRSYAGRTPAPRNQAYEDSMEDTMGDIRRLRSTRMDKHLSNATRKARTSRIIDGPEGMRPGSADGGDGRRRTGTFQIVEDREGPDSVSQLTFGNQDAMTLDDIPRIVQAQQTREQRPNATRYARSPMIPQEPLPRLVNGHTRDYSSDAMADKMESRPPGTKKYFSELTALEYFIVRHVAVLSMEQLVEGHFNQEELLDLIETKRPTFWSKFGKAFQGKEKKPKGPKNAIFGVPLELLLDRDYEESTDGVGPGSLKVPSLVQECISAMKTMDMSVEGVFRKNGNIKRLNDAKEDIDSKGSVDLDLTRENPVQVAALLKKFLRELPDPLLTHKLHKLWITSQRIDDSERRRRVLHLTCCLLPKAHRDTMEVLFTFMNWVSSFSHVDEESGSKMDTHNLATVITPNVLHSGKDTVPVDDSFLAIEAVHSLIECNESMCEVPEDLAMILNDSSLFSNSADITTKEILKRYGDRAKAPTANTSSGTPNIVVNGTSSPQASAPVVTRVDTDPHQQNAWQNESSVRHVAGDAMTPPNLPYGNPNGSTESHGSPSRGDRSSMRSGGGSGFDNKQQRSMALA; from the exons ATGGCCGAGCCGCCAGAGCGCCAGCACGCGAACGGTCACCACCCTCAATCGCAGTCCTACTCCAACAGCAATGGCCAGACAAACCTCTCCCTGCGACCGCGCGATCCCCACAGCGATGCTCTTCGGCGGCGCGTATCGCAAGAGCGCGATCCCACGCGACCGTCAGTAGAGGGCGTGCGTGATCCAGGGAGCAAGGACAGGTCCAAGTCCAGCTCAAGGCGACCGAGTGGACAGCAGAGGATATGCGGGAAATGCCAGCAGCATTTGACGGGGCAATTTGTTCGCGCACTGGGAGATACATATCATCTGGAGTGCTTCACATGTCAT GACTGTGGCAAGGTCGTAGCCTCTAAATTCTTCCCAGTACCAGACCACCCGCCGAATCAATACCCTCTCTGCGAGACAGATTACTTCAGGCGCCTTGAACTCCTGTGCTATGCCTGCAAGGGAGCTCTTCGAGGCTCATACATCACAGCCCTGGATAGAAAGTACCACATTGAGCACTTCACCTGCTCTGTATGCCCGACTGTCTTTGGAGCCCAGGATTCGtactacgaacacgaaggCAGCGTGTACTGCCATTACCACTACTCAACGAAATTCGCGCAAAGATGCAATGGGTGTCATACAGCCATACTGAAGCAGTTTGTGGAGATCTTTCGGAACGGCGTGAATCAGCACTGGCATCCTGAATGCTATATGATCCACAAGTACTGGAATGTCCGACTCCATGCAGCTCCACCACGAGGGACCGacgctgaggaggagagaaaAGCGTTAGAGCAAGCAGGCAAAGATAGGGATGCgagtgaggaggagcggAGAGTGGTTCGGACTGAGGAAGAGGCGGTCGAGTACAAAGTCCACTGGATATGGCATACACTCTCGACCTTTGAAGAGCGTTCCGCGACCTGCATCTCGGACATGCTATTGCACGTTAGTAATGGTGCATACATGGACGGTGTGATGGCTGCGAAGAAGTTCATCACTCATGTTGACCTCTTATTTGCCGCTGCAGATGATCTGGATCATCGACTGCAG ACGATTGTGCATCCTGGATTGAGCTATAGTCGGGAGGCCAAGCTGTTGTGCAAAAAAGTGGTCGCCTTCTTTCAACTGCTCGCCGAGAACCAAGACAACGGTGTTCGACGTCTAGGGGTCACGCAGGAACTGCTGTCACTGGTGACAGGGCTTGCGCACTACCTGAAGCTCATGATCCGTATTTGTCTGTCGGGAGCGTTGAAGTTGGAAAGAGAGACCACCAGCTCCGAGGGCCTTGAATGTTTCCTCGAAGACATCAGCAAACTGGACGAACGGCTGGAAGCCGACTCCCACCGCGATTCGCGGGCGGATGCCGAGCTCTACGTCGACAAAAGCGCCGACACATGTGTTGTCTGCAACAAAGCTGTCGAAGACAAGTGCTTCCGCCGCGAGGATCGAGTGTTCCACACGCCGTGTGTTTGCTGCTCAAAATGCGGCAAGGACTACAGCGATAATGTTGGCGAGGCAAGATGGAGCTCGCAATCTCAGCGAGTGTGGTGTGAGAACCATGCTCCAGGAGATGCTCGGGCAGGAGGATTCACGCCAGTCACAAGGCTCCAGCAATATGTACACCTTCTGCGTGTAGCTCATGCGCGGCTCCTTGCCACGCTCCGCACAAGCGGCGCGTTGCCTCATACCAGCGATGATCCCAACCTTCTGGGCTACGACTCGCGAGATGGCAACAGTAGTTCGACCGAGAACCCCGGACTCTTGCGATCGAGTACACGATCAAGGTCGTACGCAGGCAGAACTCCGGCGCCCAGAAACCAGGCCTACGAAGATTCAATGGAGGATACCATGGGCGACATTCGACGCTTACGAAGTACGAGAATGGATAAGCACCTTTCTAACGCAACTCGAAAAGCGCGAACGTCAAGGATCATCGATGGACCCGAAGGCATGCGTCCTGGCTCTGCTGATGGCGGAGACGGCCGGAGAAGAACTGGCACTTTCCAGATTGTGGAAGATCGCGAAGGGCCTGATTCAGTCTCTCAGCTGACATTCGGCAACCAAGACGCCATGACCTTGGATGACATTCCGAGAATAGTGCAGGCTCAGCAGACCCGAGAACAAAGGCCGAATGCAACGAGATATGCTAGGTCGCCGATGATACCACAGGAGCCCCTTCCGAGACTGGTCAACGGCCACACTCGCGATTATTCGAGCGATGCCATGGCAGACAAGATGGAAAGCAGACCACCTGGGACCAAGAAATACTTCTCCGAACTCACGGCTTTGGAATACTTCATCGTACGGCATGTTGCAGTGCTATCGATGGAGCAACTCGTCGAAGGCCACTTCAACCAGGAGGAGCTATTAGACCTGATAGAAACAAAACGCCCAACGTTCTGGAGTAAATTTGGAAAGGCTTTCCAgggcaaggagaagaagcccaAAGGGCCGAAGAACGCCATATTCGGCGTGCCACTGGAATTGCTGCTCGATCGCGACTACGAAGAAAGCACAGATGGCGTAGGACCTGGCTCTCTCAAAGTTCCCTCACTCGTCCAGGAGTGTATCAGCGCCATGAAGACCATGGACATGTCTGTAGAGGGCGTGTTCCGAAAGAACGGCAACATCAAGCGGCTGAACGATGCAAAGGAAGACATCGATTCCAAGGGTTCTGTCGATCTCGACCTCACGAGAGAAAACCCTGTGCAAGTGGCTGCTTTGCTCAAGAAGTTCTTGCGCGAGCTACCTGACCCACTGCTGACGCATAAGCTGCACAAGTTGTGGATAACGTCGCAGAGGATTGACGACAGCGAGAGGAGAAGACGGGTTCTTCATCTCACCTGCTGCTTACTACCAAAGGCACACCGAGACACCATGGAAGTGCTCTTCACGTTCATGAACTGGGTGTCCAGCTTCAGTCATGTTGATGAAGAGAGTGGAAGCAAGATGGACACACACAACCTGGCCACCGTGATCACACCCAATGTGCTGCACTCAGGCAAGGACACTGTCCCTGTCGACGACAGCTTCTTGGCCATTGAGGCCGTGCACAGCTTGATAGAGTGCAACGAGAGCATGTGCGAA GTACCTGAAGATCTCGCCATGATCCTCAacgactcctccctcttcagTAACAGCGCCGACATCACGACCAAAGAAATCCTCAAACGCTACGGCGACCGCGCTAAAGCGCCGACCGCCAACACATCCTCCGGCACCCCCAACATCGTCGTCAACGGCACCTCTTCCCCACAAGCCTCCGCTCCTGTCGTCACCCGCGTCGACACCGATCCACACCAGCAAAATGCCTGGCAAAACGAGAGTTCAGTACGACACGTCGCCGGCGATGCGATGACGCCGCCGAATTTACCGTATGGAAATCCCAATGGGAGTACAGAGAGCCACGGGAGTCCAAGTCGGGGTGACAGATCGAGTATGAGGAGTGGAGGTGGCAGTGGCTTTGACAATAAACAGCAGCGATCCATGGCGCTGGCGTAG